GACTCCGATAAAACCGTACTTCGAACGAGACGTGCATAACTAACCCACTTCACGATCACAATCGCCAACACCAGATTGCCGATTCCGGCCCCTAGCAGGCCACTTAGCACAATCGCGACGATGGTATCGGGAAAAGCAAGAAAGGCATCCGCGATCCGCATGAACAGTTTATCGACCCAGCCGCGTTTGTATCCTGCGATCAAACCAAATGGAATACCGATCAACAGTGCAGCGCCAAGTGCCAGTAAACTATAACCAAGCGTTTGGCCGCCACCAAGCAGCAAACGTGTCAGTACATCGCGTCCCAGATGGTCGGTGCCGAACGGATGGAGAGCACTTGAACCCTGCAATCGTCCACGCAGATCGGTTAACGTATGGTCATGTTTTAAGTATAAAAAGGCATATAAGGAGGCCCCGATGATCAGCAGTGCAAATAACAGACCAATGATCGCCTGCCAGCTATGTTTTTTAGATTTTGTAGTTGAAATGGGCAGGGAAGTGGTTTTCATCGGTGGGCCTCCTTTTCCTTCAGTTTCATTTCGGGATTCAAATAACGATAAGATAGATCAACCGCTGTATTCACAAGGAATACCACGATAGCCATGATCAGGATGTAACCCTGAATCAGTGGATAATCACGCTGGCGGATGGCATCAACGATGAGCTTGCCGATCCCCGGATAAGCGAACAACACTTCAATCACGACAACTCCGCCGATCAGGCTGCCGAGACTTACGCCAAATACCGTAATGACAGGCGGCAAACTGTGACGAAACGCGTGAAGCATGAATATCCGACCTTCGGATACCCCTCTTGCCCGGGCGGACCGTACGAACTCCTGACTTAGTGAATCCAACAAGCTGGAGCGCAAAAGACGCACATAAACGCTGGAGATAGCAAGTCCCAGCGTCAGAGATGGCAGAATAAGCGATGTGAATCCATCCCGGCCCATGGTGGGCAGATTGCCGAAGCGTACGCCGAACATATCGATCAGGATCAGACCCAGCCAGAAGCTGGGCACCGCGGCACCCACAATGGAGAGCAGCCGGCTCCCCCGGTCAATCCAACTGCCGCGGTGGAGCGCTGACAGCGAGCCGAGGGGGATCGCTATGACGAGCATGACCAACAGGGCGCCAATCGTCAGTTCAGCCGTAGCTGGCAGCGCACGCATCAAGGTCTGCATGACGGGCTGGCCTGTCGAGTAAGACACGCCGAAATCGAGCCGAACAAAATCGAGCAACCAGTTACCGAACTGGACAGGAAGCGAATCGTTGAAGCCCATTTCCTCGCGTACAGCTTCAACCTGCTCCTGACTGACGGACAGTTCGTCCACGTTCAGGATCGTCAGCACCGGATCACCTGGAGCCAAACGAATGAACAGGAAGCTCACAAACATAATGAACAGCAGAAAGATAAATACCTCAAGAAACTTGCGAAGCAAAATGCGAAACATTACATCACATCCAGCTTATTGGT
The window above is part of the Paenibacillus sp. 1781tsa1 genome. Proteins encoded here:
- the nikC gene encoding nickel transporter permease, producing the protein MKTTSLPISTTKSKKHSWQAIIGLLFALLIIGASLYAFLYLKHDHTLTDLRGRLQGSSALHPFGTDHLGRDVLTRLLLGGGQTLGYSLLALGAALLIGIPFGLIAGYKRGWVDKLFMRIADAFLAFPDTIVAIVLSGLLGAGIGNLVLAIVIVKWVSYARLVRSTVLSESQKDYIRIARTNGLSDGRIMRKHLLPHIAGHVLVLASLDLGKIILLISSLSYIGLGAQPPTPEWGAMLNDSRPYFQSRPELMIYPGLAIVSVVLLANMLGDYLRDRFDVKKEVQP
- the nikB gene encoding nickel ABC transporter permease — translated: MFRILLRKFLEVFIFLLFIMFVSFLFIRLAPGDPVLTILNVDELSVSQEQVEAVREEMGFNDSLPVQFGNWLLDFVRLDFGVSYSTGQPVMQTLMRALPATAELTIGALLVMLVIAIPLGSLSALHRGSWIDRGSRLLSIVGAAVPSFWLGLILIDMFGVRFGNLPTMGRDGFTSLILPSLTLGLAISSVYVRLLRSSLLDSLSQEFVRSARARGVSEGRIFMLHAFRHSLPPVITVFGVSLGSLIGGVVVIEVLFAYPGIGKLIVDAIRQRDYPLIQGYILIMAIVVFLVNTAVDLSYRYLNPEMKLKEKEAHR